The window CCAGCCCGTGATCGACGACACGGTCAAACTCCTGAAGGCGCTCAACTGGCAGGGGATCGCCGGAGTCCAGTACCATTACGACCCGGCCACCGGCAAATACATCTTCCTCGAGGTCAATCCCCGTTTCAGCGGCGGGCTGCCGACGGTGGTCCGGGCCGGTTTCGAGGCCCCCTTCAACTTGTGGCAGACCCATTTCGAACCGGAGAAGATGCAGAAGACGGGGTACAAGCTCGGCCTGCGCAGCCGCATCCTCGGGGGGGACGCCAACTGGTTCCTGGGGCAGATGCGGCGAGACGAACTGCCGCCGGGGCAGACGCACTTGAGCCGGGTTCGAGCCGCGCTGACGATCCTGTGGCACAGCGGCCCCTGGACCAAGGACGATTCGCTCCTGCTTTCCGACCCGAAGCCGTTTTACGTCGATTTCAAGCAGATGCTGAAGAAGCTGGGTGCGCGCAGCCACGAAATCGTGAACTGAAAAGAGGGTCCATGCAGCCCGGAGTCCTGATCACCTTCGACGTGGAATGCAGCATGGGAGGGGCCTGGCAAAATCCGGACCTCCGGCCGGTCCCGCCCCGGCTCGGGATGATGGGGGAATACGGTGGGCGAAGGCTGGGGATCCCCCTGATCTGCGACAT of the Acidobacteriota bacterium genome contains:
- a CDS encoding polysaccharide deacetylase; its protein translation is MQPGVLITFDVECSMGGAWQNPDLRPVPPRLGMMGEYGGRRLGIPLICDILERSRLGATFFVEPFNDELGWPGETEPVVRHLAERG